In Pyxidicoccus xibeiensis, the following proteins share a genomic window:
- a CDS encoding TonB-dependent receptor: MSGVRPFVGVVLAVVLAAGAEARAGSFITGTVRDAQRQQPLPGVVVSAWQDPPSLQGELTVVTDDQGVYLLPRPILGTYTLRFEKEGYRPYARSDVVLRKGHSLRVDVRLAVDTGAEWIPLCGGGGPPVDTSSTSTVLRPDWQLPHSLPLSRPLGRTGAVRAADGFAELGPRIMGDERGLSIHGASVFENRYTLNGLSTTDAATGLDALPLSAELFQDVTFHSGGAMPESGRATGGVIDTLMREGSNELHGSVFATWAPGRLEGGRASLPEGAGTRALGNLGDFGATLGGRLKMDRLWFFAGVVPTLSRVKFTEAGSSRTVFADQRGVQALGRLTYLPHQDHNVTLSLLAMPTTSRGVDLGLGPRTLDSDSVMTGLQYRGAFLDKRLLVDVNAGWLRRRDSLVPVEGGEAETPFREVGRQQASVRATVLTKGLGTHVLAAGVDTELLSYERRRVEPGAGVLTSRTTSPVIGSFVQDSWQLSPWLTVNAGVRHDVQLLAGGARGASNVAVHQLSPRVGVVVMPWRLARVFANYAKSSGLVPLGLKERSFQAGEVAVDPDLAPTTSSEFVAGLESEVLRHYLVASATYTHRELDSAAVLLRNADGSGTLLGNPGSGLAAGLARPERDYDAVTVSLRQTYWEQWMAEVSYTRSRLRGNFDGPFSTVAGPVVPGLLEDAVPVEDLGGRRRLAQDRTHVIKAFGAREFYFLHAYSARVGVAYVGASGLPVAGTEARTPWVHLVDARVGVDYRLTREARMSFDLEVFNVLGSQAATRVEERATAEGTELLPVQYQAPREVRLGVRYVF, from the coding sequence ATGAGCGGGGTGCGCCCCTTCGTCGGAGTCGTCCTGGCCGTGGTGCTGGCTGCTGGAGCCGAGGCCCGGGCCGGCAGCTTCATCACCGGGACGGTGAGGGATGCACAGCGCCAGCAGCCCCTTCCCGGTGTCGTCGTGTCGGCGTGGCAGGACCCGCCCTCGCTCCAGGGCGAGCTGACGGTGGTGACGGACGACCAGGGGGTGTACCTCCTCCCGCGGCCCATCCTGGGGACCTACACGCTCCGCTTCGAGAAGGAGGGCTACAGGCCCTACGCACGGTCCGACGTCGTCCTGAGGAAGGGGCACTCCCTGCGCGTCGACGTCCGGCTCGCGGTCGATACCGGGGCGGAATGGATTCCTCTCTGTGGCGGTGGAGGGCCGCCGGTCGACACCAGCAGCACCTCCACGGTGCTGCGGCCCGACTGGCAGCTCCCCCACAGCCTCCCGCTGAGCCGGCCGCTGGGGAGGACGGGCGCGGTGCGCGCGGCGGACGGCTTCGCGGAGCTGGGCCCGCGCATCATGGGCGACGAGCGGGGACTCTCCATCCACGGCGCGAGCGTCTTCGAGAACCGGTACACGCTGAACGGGCTCTCCACCACGGATGCCGCGACCGGACTCGACGCCCTTCCCCTGAGCGCCGAGCTCTTCCAGGACGTCACCTTCCATTCCGGTGGCGCCATGCCGGAGTCCGGCCGTGCCACCGGGGGCGTCATCGACACGCTGATGCGCGAGGGCTCCAATGAGCTCCACGGCTCCGTCTTCGCGACCTGGGCCCCGGGCCGGCTGGAGGGGGGCCGCGCTTCCCTGCCGGAGGGCGCGGGCACCCGTGCGCTCGGAAACCTGGGGGACTTCGGCGCCACCCTGGGCGGACGGCTCAAGATGGACCGGCTCTGGTTCTTCGCGGGCGTCGTTCCGACGTTGAGTCGCGTGAAGTTCACGGAGGCAGGGAGCTCGCGAACCGTCTTCGCCGACCAGCGCGGTGTGCAGGCCCTGGGCCGGCTGACGTACCTCCCGCACCAGGACCACAACGTGACGCTGTCGCTGCTCGCCATGCCCACGACGTCGCGAGGAGTCGACCTGGGCCTGGGGCCTCGGACGCTCGACAGTGACAGCGTGATGACGGGCCTCCAGTATCGCGGTGCGTTCCTGGACAAGCGGCTGCTGGTGGACGTCAACGCCGGCTGGCTGCGGCGGCGCGACTCGCTCGTCCCCGTGGAGGGTGGCGAGGCAGAGACACCCTTTCGCGAGGTGGGGCGCCAGCAGGCCAGCGTCCGGGCCACCGTCCTGACGAAAGGCCTGGGAACCCACGTCCTCGCGGCGGGTGTGGACACGGAGCTGCTCTCCTACGAGCGGCGGCGGGTGGAGCCCGGGGCGGGTGTGCTGACGTCGCGGACGACCAGTCCGGTCATCGGGAGCTTCGTGCAGGACTCGTGGCAGCTCTCGCCATGGCTCACGGTGAATGCCGGTGTCCGGCATGACGTGCAGCTCCTGGCGGGTGGCGCGAGAGGGGCGTCGAACGTCGCGGTGCACCAGCTCTCTCCGCGCGTGGGCGTGGTCGTGATGCCCTGGCGACTTGCGCGGGTGTTCGCGAACTACGCGAAGTCCTCGGGCCTGGTGCCGCTGGGGCTGAAGGAACGCTCCTTCCAGGCGGGCGAGGTGGCGGTGGACCCGGACCTGGCGCCGACGACGTCCAGTGAGTTCGTCGCGGGCCTCGAGTCCGAGGTCCTCCGGCACTACCTCGTCGCGAGCGCGACCTATACGCACCGCGAGCTGGACTCCGCGGCCGTGCTGCTGCGAAACGCGGACGGGAGCGGGACGCTGCTGGGCAACCCGGGCTCGGGGCTCGCGGCGGGGCTGGCGCGGCCGGAGCGCGACTACGACGCGGTGACCGTGTCGCTGAGGCAGACCTACTGGGAGCAGTGGATGGCGGAGGTCAGCTACACGCGCTCGCGGCTGCGGGGCAACTTCGACGGGCCGTTCTCCACGGTGGCGGGGCCGGTGGTGCCGGGTCTCCTGGAGGATGCGGTTCCTGTCGAGGACCTGGGCGGGCGGAGGCGGCTCGCGCAGGACCGGACGCATGTCATCAAGGCGTTTGGCGCACGGGAGTTCTACTTCCTCCACGCGTACTCGGCCCGGGTGGGCGTGGCGTACGTGGGGGCTTCGGGCCTGCCCGTGGCGGGGACGGAGGCTCGCACGCCGTGGGTGCACCTGGTCGATGCCCGGGTGGGCGTGGACTACCGGCTCACCCGGGAGGCGCGGATGTCCTTCGACCTGGAGGTCTTCAACGTGCTGGGCTCGCAGGCGGCGACGCGCGTGGAGGAGCGGGCTACCGCCGAGGGCACGGAGCTCCTGCCCGTGCAGTACCAGGCGCCGAGGGAGGTGCGGCTCGGCGTGCGGTACGTGTTCTGA
- a CDS encoding transglycosylase domain-containing protein, giving the protein MRWRRLLKWWVCLLGLGFVGVLATLEGFYRVMLARVPELPRPPETRVMPALYGRMRWASSERTATPRVEPVWPWNVAFVLVRVGLLGQKPSQVVMPAGLGIAQEVASEWSSQLREAGGRFPRTFERLALTLWLTRHWSAEELLAFEAEHRSLGHGLFGMRAGARVLLGREWAELDAGGMAVLLAVGDAPGRWRDPWCFPERIRARRDVLLKRLREAGGLSLGETEAALQAPLGLIVRPAHWAPCPERNGSGMKAAPEG; this is encoded by the coding sequence ATGCGCTGGAGACGGCTCCTGAAGTGGTGGGTGTGTCTGCTGGGCCTCGGCTTCGTGGGCGTCCTGGCCACGCTGGAGGGTTTCTACCGCGTCATGCTCGCACGGGTGCCGGAGCTGCCTCGTCCTCCTGAAACCCGCGTCATGCCCGCGTTGTATGGGCGCATGCGGTGGGCCTCGAGTGAGCGCACGGCGACGCCTCGCGTGGAGCCCGTCTGGCCCTGGAACGTCGCCTTCGTGTTGGTGAGAGTCGGGCTGCTCGGACAAAAGCCGTCTCAGGTCGTGATGCCCGCGGGGCTCGGCATTGCCCAGGAGGTCGCGAGCGAGTGGTCCTCTCAACTGCGTGAGGCGGGTGGCAGGTTCCCGAGAACATTCGAGCGCCTGGCCCTGACCCTCTGGCTCACCCGCCATTGGAGCGCGGAGGAGCTGCTTGCATTCGAGGCCGAGCACAGGTCTCTCGGCCATGGCCTCTTCGGCATGAGAGCGGGTGCGCGGGTGCTGCTCGGAAGAGAGTGGGCGGAGCTCGATGCGGGGGGCATGGCCGTGCTCCTCGCGGTGGGTGATGCCCCCGGCCGTTGGAGGGACCCGTGGTGCTTTCCGGAGCGCATCCGCGCGAGGCGAGACGTGTTGCTGAAGCGCCTGCGGGAAGCGGGGGGACTCTCCCTGGGGGAGACGGAAGCGGCACTCCAGGCTCCGCTCGGCCTCATTGTTCGGCCCGCGCACTGGGCCCCCTGCCCGGAACGGAATGGGAGCGGCATGAAGGCCGCGCCGGAAGGCTGA
- a CDS encoding cyclic-phosphate processing receiver domain-containing protein, protein MGPRSASRTLPGATRPSRQPGFREDVFGARRGRDVAVPEGAEAMKVYLDDERATPEGWVPVRWPEEAIGLLEGGQVTELSLDHDLGDDEHGTGYDVLLWLEEAVATRGFVPPRVRVHSANSSARLKMEQAIARIERFVRERGAE, encoded by the coding sequence ATGGGCCCGCGTAGCGCGTCGCGTACGCTGCCGGGTGCGACGCGGCCGTCCCGTCAGCCGGGCTTCCGGGAGGACGTCTTTGGGGCACGGCGGGGCCGCGACGTGGCGGTGCCGGAGGGAGCGGAGGCGATGAAGGTCTACCTGGATGACGAGCGCGCCACGCCCGAGGGCTGGGTGCCGGTGCGGTGGCCCGAGGAGGCCATCGGGCTGCTCGAGGGCGGGCAGGTGACGGAGCTGAGCCTGGACCACGACCTCGGGGACGATGAGCACGGCACCGGCTACGACGTGCTGCTCTGGTTGGAGGAGGCGGTGGCGACGCGGGGCTTCGTGCCGCCCCGGGTGCGGGTGCACTCGGCGAACAGCTCCGCGCGGCTGAAGATGGAGCAGGCCATTGCCCGTATCGAGCGCTTCGTCCGGGAGCGTGGGGCGGAGTAG
- a CDS encoding TipAS antibiotic-recognition domain-containing protein has translation MFEKDRAAGTRQESEARGEVPEEGPLFQVLVEWSQLIARLRAELDRGTEPTCERVRALAARWRELVGVLTGNEPCVELWLRASHQQAPGVAARHGLDPRLFVYLGKAMASLDGPA, from the coding sequence ATGTTCGAGAAGGACCGTGCTGCCGGGACGCGGCAGGAGTCGGAGGCTCGCGGCGAGGTGCCGGAGGAGGGGCCGCTGTTCCAGGTACTGGTCGAGTGGTCGCAGCTCATCGCGCGGCTTCGCGCGGAGCTGGACAGGGGCACCGAGCCGACGTGTGAGCGCGTCCGGGCCCTGGCCGCGCGCTGGCGCGAGCTGGTGGGGGTCCTCACCGGCAATGAGCCCTGCGTCGAGCTGTGGCTGCGGGCGAGCCACCAGCAGGCGCCGGGGGTGGCCGCGAGGCATGGCCTGGACCCGAGGCTGTTCGTCTATCTCGGCAAGGCGATGGCCAGCCTGGATGGGCCCGCGTAG